One stretch of Bacteroidota bacterium DNA includes these proteins:
- the uxaC gene encoding glucuronate isomerase yields the protein MIPDKTDVILDEHRFFDPNPLVRDIAYSLYQEVKQLPLYCPHGHVEPSLFSDNLPFKNPSALFIKPDHYVFRLLYSQGISLERLGISSTNGLRIEEDDKKIWKLFAEHFYLFAGTPTGVWFQYELAELFGIRKKLNGSTAEEIWNKIENKLHSSDFLPRTLFEKFNIAVLSTTDAATDCLEHHKKIKESGWKGRVIPTFRPDGVVKLAGNNWKTNIRLLNERCGFEITSYQSFIQAIENRRAYFKSMGAVATDHDIFVPYTERLSDTNADWLFQKALNGTITPIESATFESHMLMEFARMSIEDGLTMQIHPGSFRNHNALLFDKFGADKGADIPVQTEYTVNLRNLLNAYGNDTRLTLVVFTLDETSYSRELAPLAGHYPAMKLGPSWWFHDSIEGMLRYRKMVTETASIYNTVGFNDDTRAFLSIPARHDLSRRIDATYLADLVAKKIIDREDASHMMFELTNGLVKKTYKL from the coding sequence ATGATACCAGATAAAACAGATGTAATCCTTGACGAACATCGATTTTTTGATCCGAATCCTCTTGTTCGAGACATTGCATATTCATTGTATCAAGAAGTAAAACAATTGCCTCTCTACTGTCCCCATGGACATGTTGAACCTTCGCTGTTTTCAGACAATCTCCCTTTTAAGAATCCATCGGCCTTGTTTATAAAACCGGATCATTATGTGTTTCGATTGCTCTATTCACAAGGAATATCGTTGGAGCGTCTTGGAATATCGTCCACGAACGGTTTACGAATAGAGGAGGATGATAAAAAAATATGGAAACTGTTTGCGGAACATTTTTATCTATTTGCAGGAACACCGACAGGTGTTTGGTTTCAATATGAATTAGCCGAGTTATTTGGTATCCGTAAAAAATTGAATGGTTCTACTGCCGAAGAAATATGGAATAAAATTGAAAACAAATTACACTCTTCTGATTTTCTTCCTCGTACATTGTTTGAAAAATTTAACATCGCAGTATTATCCACCACAGACGCAGCTACTGATTGTCTTGAACACCATAAAAAAATAAAGGAATCTGGATGGAAGGGAAGAGTAATCCCGACATTTCGGCCTGACGGAGTTGTGAAACTTGCAGGAAATAATTGGAAAACAAATATTCGTCTTTTGAATGAACGATGCGGATTTGAAATTACCTCATATCAATCGTTCATTCAGGCTATCGAAAATAGAAGAGCATATTTCAAATCCATGGGCGCAGTTGCTACCGACCATGATATTTTTGTTCCTTATACGGAAAGACTCTCCGATACAAATGCAGATTGGTTATTCCAAAAGGCACTGAACGGTACCATCACTCCGATTGAATCCGCAACATTTGAATCACATATGTTAATGGAATTTGCACGGATGAGTATCGAAGATGGATTAACAATGCAAATTCATCCCGGTTCGTTCCGAAATCACAATGCACTATTGTTTGATAAATTTGGGGCCGATAAAGGGGCTGATATTCCTGTTCAGACGGAATACACAGTGAATCTGAGAAATCTCCTTAATGCTTATGGCAACGACACACGGTTAACACTTGTTGTGTTTACGCTAGACGAAACATCGTATTCAAGAGAATTGGCCCCTTTGGCAGGGCATTATCCTGCCATGAAATTAGGCCCATCATGGTGGTTTCATGATAGTATTGAAGGAATGCTTCGATATCGAAAAATGGTTACGGAGACCGCTAGTATCTATAATACTGTTGGTTTTAATGATGATACGCGCGCATTTTTGTCTATTCCAGCGCGTCATGATCTTTCCAGAAGAATTGATGCCACTTATCTTGCGGATCTTGTTGCAAAAAAAATAATTGACAGAGAAGATGCTTCCCACATGATGTTTGAATTAACAAATGGTCTTGTAAAAAAAACATATAAACTGTAA
- a CDS encoding MFS transporter — MANIFQQLNNSGKYRWVICGLLFFATTINYMDRQILGLLAPILQKEIGWSESEYAWIVTAFQAAYAIGLISFGWFIDKFGTKIGYTISITGWSIAAIAHAAVSTVFGFGAARFGLGLSEAGNFPAAQKAVAEWFPKKERALTTGIYNSGANIGAVLAPAVVPWLTVTYGWQEAFIVVGALGFIWIVFWWKIYERPEQKKNLTKEEFDYIHSDPPEPSTEKIPWVSLLRYRQTWAFVIGKFMTDPIWWFYLYWLPKYLNKEYGLTITGLGLPLIAIYMMTSVGSIGGGWLSSHFINRGWTINKARKTTMFVAALLVVSIIVASQVTDLWTSVILIGIAAAAHQGWSANIFTTASDMFPKKAVASVTGLGGMAGSIGGMIFAPFIGYILEWTGSYFIPFIISGTAYLIALAIFHLLVPKMEPANI; from the coding sequence ATGGCAAACATTTTTCAACAATTGAATAATTCGGGAAAGTATCGCTGGGTCATCTGTGGACTCCTCTTTTTTGCAACGACTATTAACTACATGGACCGTCAAATTCTTGGTTTGCTGGCACCCATACTGCAAAAGGAGATCGGATGGAGTGAAAGCGAATATGCATGGATCGTCACAGCATTCCAGGCCGCATATGCTATTGGTTTGATCTCGTTTGGATGGTTTATTGATAAGTTTGGGACGAAGATTGGTTATACAATTTCGATTACGGGTTGGAGTATTGCTGCAATTGCTCACGCCGCTGTGTCAACGGTTTTTGGATTTGGTGCTGCACGATTTGGACTCGGACTAAGTGAAGCAGGAAATTTTCCTGCTGCACAAAAGGCAGTGGCTGAATGGTTTCCGAAAAAAGAACGCGCATTGACGACGGGAATTTACAATTCCGGCGCGAATATCGGTGCCGTGTTGGCTCCAGCAGTCGTTCCTTGGCTTACAGTAACGTATGGATGGCAAGAAGCATTTATTGTAGTCGGTGCATTAGGATTTATTTGGATCGTATTTTGGTGGAAAATATATGAGAGACCGGAACAGAAGAAAAATTTAACGAAAGAAGAGTTTGATTATATCCATAGTGATCCACCGGAACCGTCTACGGAGAAAATTCCTTGGGTAAGTTTATTACGGTACAGACAAACGTGGGCGTTTGTTATCGGAAAATTTATGACCGATCCTATTTGGTGGTTTTATCTCTATTGGCTTCCCAAATATTTGAACAAAGAGTACGGTTTAACAATTACCGGACTGGGGTTGCCGCTTATCGCAATTTATATGATGACGAGTGTCGGAAGTATTGGGGGCGGTTGGTTATCATCGCATTTTATAAATCGCGGTTGGACAATTAACAAAGCGAGAAAAACAACAATGTTTGTTGCGGCACTTCTTGTCGTTTCCATTATTGTTGCTTCACAAGTTACTGATCTTTGGACATCGGTCATTTTGATCGGTATTGCAGCCGCAGCTCACCAAGGATGGTCTGCAAATATATTTACGACTGCATCCGATATGTTTCCAAAAAAAGCTGTCGCTTCTGTTACAGGACTTGGAGGAATGGCTGGTTCAATCGGAGGAATGATCTTTGCACCATTTATTGGATATATACTTGAGTGGACGGGAAGTTACTTCATTCCGTTTATTATTTCAGGAACAGCATATTTAATTGCTCTTGCAATTTTCCATCTATTGGTACCAAAAATGGAACCAGCAAATATATAA